The Candidatus Kryptobacter tengchongensis genome contains a region encoding:
- a CDS encoding catechol 2,3-dioxygenase has product MPFRISRLGYVEVKVLDLDDALDFYTNVLGLQLVERVGKKAYLKTWDDQLAYSVILTEADSPGMVRAAWRTVDPEDVDYFEKKLKQYEVQYQVIPEDYKRGKAISFKTPSGHTFEIFNEIEIPGNALPKDSPDPWPRGLKSDAINPPKIDHTLITAPDPTKMIKFCEEVLEFRATEYIVNGEGQPIAAWLYQARQQPHDLAVIPGREAGMHHFAFHISSAQDIFRAADIMVMNDVKIDWGPGRHGITRGSGIYFFDPFGNRIETFGGYTAYLFDPGAKPIIWTEETMGKGVFYYERKLVETFLTVYT; this is encoded by the coding sequence ATGCCATTTAGGATTTCTCGGCTCGGCTATGTTGAGGTTAAGGTCCTTGATCTTGATGATGCCCTTGATTTTTACACAAATGTCCTTGGACTCCAGCTTGTTGAAAGGGTTGGAAAGAAAGCGTATCTAAAAACTTGGGATGACCAACTTGCTTATTCTGTTATATTGACCGAGGCTGATTCACCAGGGATGGTAAGAGCAGCTTGGAGAACTGTTGACCCAGAGGATGTTGATTACTTTGAGAAAAAGCTAAAGCAGTATGAGGTGCAGTATCAAGTCATTCCAGAGGATTATAAGCGTGGCAAGGCTATAAGCTTTAAGACACCATCCGGGCATACTTTTGAGATTTTTAATGAAATTGAAATTCCAGGGAATGCCCTTCCAAAGGATAGTCCCGATCCCTGGCCAAGGGGTCTTAAATCCGATGCGATAAACCCACCAAAGATTGATCACACTCTTATAACAGCCCCGGATCCAACGAAAATGATAAAGTTTTGCGAGGAGGTTTTAGAGTTCAGGGCAACGGAGTATATAGTAAACGGCGAAGGTCAGCCAATAGCAGCGTGGTTATATCAAGCAAGACAGCAACCCCATGACCTTGCGGTTATACCTGGAAGAGAAGCTGGAATGCATCATTTCGCATTTCATATATCAAGTGCACAGGATATCTTCCGTGCAGCGGATATTATGGTTATGAACGATGTTAAGATTGACTGGGGCCCAGGGCGCCATGGAATAACTCGCGGCTCAGGAATTTACTTCTTTGATCCATTTGGGAATAGAATTGAGACATTTGGTGGGTATACCGCATATTTATTTGACCCGGGTGCAAAGCCGATAATCTGGACAGAGGAGACAATGGGTAAAGGTGTGTTCTATTATGAGCGCAAGCTTGTTGAGACATTCTTGACTGTTTATACATAA
- a CDS encoding phosphoesterase RecJ domain-containing protein has protein sequence MQNRNYLPIDEVKYVVKKSQNFVITTHVNPDGDGLGCEMALLYFLEKLGKYATVINVSETPDNYKFLDPENKILTFNEGDYDHIEKILNADVIFICDMNQSHRLRAMEKYVLQSKAIKIIIDHHLETQNFADYYLIDVDVPASGEIVYKLIKSFDGFEIDKKIATGIYTAIMTDTGSFRFPRTDSETHRIVAELLDAGVDPTEIYEKVYEQSSIGRIKLLGKCLSDLGTEYDGQLGYIIVTQQMLKDYGVKEWETDGFVQSILSIAGIKVAIFILELRDGVKLSFRSKGDIPINELAKEFGGNGHKNAAGARLYSVSVDEVLEQVLKKAEKYVYKKQIGVEK, from the coding sequence ATGCAAAATAGAAATTACTTGCCGATAGATGAAGTTAAATATGTTGTAAAAAAGTCGCAAAATTTTGTCATCACCACCCATGTTAATCCAGATGGCGATGGGCTTGGTTGTGAAATGGCTCTTTTATATTTCCTTGAGAAACTTGGGAAATATGCAACCGTTATAAATGTCAGCGAAACCCCAGATAATTATAAGTTCCTTGACCCGGAAAATAAAATTTTAACTTTTAATGAGGGCGATTATGATCATATTGAGAAAATTTTAAATGCTGATGTCATCTTCATCTGCGATATGAATCAATCGCATAGGTTGAGGGCAATGGAGAAATATGTGCTTCAAAGCAAGGCAATAAAAATCATAATTGACCATCATCTTGAAACACAAAATTTCGCAGATTATTATCTAATTGATGTTGATGTCCCAGCAAGTGGTGAAATCGTGTATAAACTTATAAAGTCGTTTGATGGTTTTGAGATAGATAAAAAAATTGCAACTGGAATTTACACCGCGATTATGACAGACACTGGCTCTTTTAGATTTCCAAGGACTGATTCTGAAACCCATCGCATAGTTGCGGAGTTGCTTGATGCTGGTGTAGATCCAACCGAAATCTATGAAAAGGTCTATGAACAAAGCTCCATTGGTAGAATAAAACTTCTTGGCAAATGTCTTTCTGATTTAGGAACGGAATATGATGGACAACTTGGTTACATTATTGTGACACAGCAAATGTTGAAGGATTATGGGGTAAAGGAATGGGAAACAGATGGATTTGTTCAATCAATTTTAAGTATAGCCGGGATTAAGGTGGCTATTTTTATTCTTGAGCTGAGAGATGGAGTCAAATTAAGTTTCAGGTCAAAAGGTGATATACCTATAAACGAACTTGCAAAGGAATTTGGAGGGAATGGTCATAAGAATGCAGCTGGAGCACGACTTTATAGTGTTTCAGTTGACGAAGTTTTAGAGCAAGTTCTTAAAAAAGCTGAAAAATATGTTTATAAAAAACAAATAGGGGTTGAAAAATGA
- a CDS encoding leucyl aminopeptidase, translating into MKLTYSKGTIGTIKADSIIVFTFQDENLLKETANKLDKFLNGQVSALISAGDFKGKEKEIAVLYPTNSNIKSKRVILSGLGEVDKVTLEKLRRSTAVASKKAQSLKSETIAIEFPDYSLIKDKINESLDYIAQSIAEGSVLALYKFDKYLTDEERKNRKVREVIVFSEKDSKEIREGIRVADIVCSAVYFARDLANAPASEIYPETLAKAAVSSGKKYGYKVKVLGKPEIEKLGMGGLLAVNSGSAKPPRFIIMEYNGNPRSKERYVIVGKGITFDSGGISIKPAQGMDEMKMDMSGAAAVIATMEAVARLKLPVNLVGLVPATENMPSGSAYKPGDILKTYIGKTIEVDNTDAEGRIILADALGYAQKYKPTAIIDLATLTGACVVALGYFATGMFGNDEKLMEEIKKAGEKTYERVWQLPTWDEYDQLIKSDVADVKNTGGRWAGAITAAKFLQKFVGNYPWVHLDIAGTAMLDKEYDYQPKGGSGVGVRLLVEFFRNKSKNK; encoded by the coding sequence ATGAAGTTGACATATTCAAAGGGCACCATAGGAACAATTAAAGCAGATTCAATTATTGTCTTTACATTTCAGGATGAAAATTTGCTTAAGGAAACTGCAAATAAGCTTGATAAATTTCTTAATGGTCAGGTAAGTGCTTTAATCTCTGCTGGGGATTTCAAAGGTAAGGAAAAAGAAATAGCAGTTCTCTATCCGACTAATTCAAACATAAAATCAAAGCGTGTGATCCTTTCGGGTCTTGGTGAGGTAGACAAAGTAACGCTTGAGAAATTGCGTCGTTCAACTGCGGTCGCTTCTAAGAAAGCACAAAGTTTGAAATCTGAAACAATTGCGATTGAGTTTCCTGATTATTCGCTCATTAAAGACAAAATAAATGAATCTCTTGATTATATCGCTCAATCAATAGCTGAGGGTTCTGTTCTCGCACTTTATAAATTTGATAAGTATTTAACTGATGAGGAAAGGAAAAATCGCAAGGTTAGAGAGGTAATTGTATTTTCAGAGAAAGATTCAAAAGAAATAAGGGAAGGGATAAGGGTTGCTGATATAGTTTGTAGCGCTGTTTATTTTGCTCGTGACCTTGCGAATGCCCCAGCAAGTGAGATTTATCCTGAAACGCTTGCTAAAGCTGCGGTGAGTTCGGGTAAAAAATATGGTTATAAAGTGAAAGTGCTTGGTAAACCTGAGATTGAAAAACTCGGCATGGGTGGATTGCTTGCTGTAAATTCGGGAAGTGCAAAACCACCACGATTTATAATTATGGAATATAATGGAAATCCGAGAAGTAAAGAAAGGTATGTGATCGTTGGTAAAGGGATAACATTTGACAGTGGTGGAATCTCTATAAAGCCAGCGCAAGGTATGGATGAAATGAAAATGGATATGTCGGGTGCAGCTGCTGTAATTGCGACGATGGAAGCAGTTGCAAGGTTGAAATTACCCGTTAATCTCGTTGGGCTTGTCCCGGCAACTGAAAATATGCCAAGCGGTTCTGCTTATAAACCCGGGGATATTTTGAAGACATATATTGGTAAAACTATTGAGGTTGACAATACTGACGCAGAAGGTAGGATAATACTTGCGGATGCCCTTGGTTATGCTCAAAAATATAAGCCAACGGCGATAATTGATCTTGCGACATTGACTGGAGCATGTGTTGTAGCGCTTGGATATTTCGCAACAGGTATGTTTGGGAACGATGAAAAACTTATGGAAGAAATTAAAAAAGCAGGTGAAAAAACCTATGAGCGAGTCTGGCAACTCCCAACATGGGATGAATATGATCAACTTATAAAAAGTGATGTGGCTGATGTAAAAAATACAGGTGGAAGGTGGGCTGGGGCGATAACCGCTGCAAAGTTTCTACAAAAGTTCGTCGGAAATTACCCCTGGGTTCACCTTGATATAGCTGGAACAGCAATGCTTGATAAAGAATATGATTATCAACCTAAAGGTGGCTCCGGAGTTGGAGTAAGATTGCTGGTTGAATTCTTTAGGAACAAATCAAAGAACAAATGA
- a CDS encoding cysteine synthase, which translates to MRDSILSKIGNTPLIKIAKITSHLKNISIYAKAEWFNPGGSVKDRPALYMIMDGIKRGLLTKDKIIIDATSGNTGIAYAMIGSVLGYKVKLALPSNASPERKKILKAYGAELIFTDPLEGTDGAQKVVKEIVEKDPERYFYPDQYNNSANWRAHYETTAVEIINQTGGKLTHFVAGLGTTGTFVGTAKRLKEFNPKIKTVAVQPDSPLHGIEGLKHLPTAIVPGIFEPDLVDELIEVSTEESYKMVKLLAKKEGLFVGVSSGAVMSACLKLAEEIEEGLIVTVFPDSGFKYLSEKFWEEINFESAK; encoded by the coding sequence ATGCGAGATTCAATTTTATCAAAAATCGGGAACACTCCGCTTATAAAAATAGCGAAAATAACTTCACACTTAAAAAATATATCTATTTATGCCAAGGCGGAGTGGTTCAACCCCGGGGGTTCGGTTAAAGACCGACCCGCACTTTATATGATAATGGATGGGATAAAGCGTGGTCTTTTGACAAAGGATAAAATCATAATTGATGCAACGAGTGGGAATACCGGAATAGCTTATGCGATGATTGGCTCTGTCCTTGGTTATAAAGTTAAACTTGCCCTTCCAAGTAACGCAAGCCCTGAAAGAAAGAAAATCCTTAAAGCGTACGGGGCTGAACTCATTTTTACAGACCCGCTTGAGGGAACTGATGGAGCTCAAAAAGTTGTCAAAGAGATTGTTGAAAAAGATCCAGAGCGATATTTTTACCCTGACCAATATAATAATTCTGCAAATTGGCGTGCTCATTATGAAACTACAGCAGTTGAGATTATAAATCAGACAGGCGGAAAGTTAACCCATTTCGTTGCCGGACTTGGAACAACGGGAACATTTGTTGGCACTGCAAAAAGGTTGAAAGAATTTAACCCTAAGATAAAAACAGTAGCTGTTCAACCCGATTCGCCACTTCACGGCATTGAAGGACTAAAACATTTGCCAACCGCAATTGTCCCGGGAATTTTTGAGCCCGATCTCGTTGATGAGCTGATTGAGGTTTCAACTGAGGAATCTTATAAAATGGTAAAGTTGCTTGCAAAAAAAGAGGGTCTATTTGTAGGTGTATCTTCCGGTGCGGTTATGTCAGCATGTTTAAAGCTGGCGGAAGAGATTGAAGAAGGTTTAATTGTCACAGTTTTTCCAGACTCTGGATTTAAATATCTAAGTGAAAAATTTTGGGAGGAAATAAATTTTGAGAGCGCAAAATGA
- a CDS encoding Proteasome lid subunit RPN8/RPN11, contains Jab1/MPN metalloenzyme (JAMM) motif, translated as MIEISNEIIQNIKFHAEETYPEECCGVLIGKFDVAGKTVFEILRLENSREDEKHRRYLIKPQDYLNAERYARKMGYDIVGFYHSHPEHPAIPSEYDREHAFPFLSYIIVSVKKGNAVEINSWVLKEDRSEFELEKIEIKNKI; from the coding sequence ATGATAGAAATCTCAAATGAAATAATTCAAAATATAAAATTTCATGCTGAGGAAACATATCCTGAGGAATGTTGCGGCGTTTTGATTGGAAAATTTGATGTTGCAGGAAAAACCGTCTTTGAAATTTTGAGGCTTGAAAATTCAAGAGAGGATGAAAAACATAGACGATATTTGATAAAACCGCAAGATTATCTCAACGCTGAAAGATATGCAAGAAAAATGGGTTATGATATCGTTGGATTTTATCATTCCCATCCTGAACATCCAGCTATACCTTCCGAGTATGATAGGGAACATGCTTTCCCGTTTTTATCTTACATCATCGTTTCAGTTAAAAAAGGAAACGCGGTAGAAATTAACAGTTGGGTTTTAAAAGAGGACAGAAGCGAGTTTGAACTTGAAAAAATTGAGATTAAAAACAAAATTTAG
- a CDS encoding molybdopterin synthase subunit MoaD: MPIKVMIPTPLRPYTENKDTLEVEGQTIKELLDNMVSKYPQLKRHLFSEDGRLRSFINIYVNDEDIRYLDAEDTKVGENDIVSIIPAIAGGN, translated from the coding sequence ATGCCAATTAAAGTTATGATTCCAACACCATTGAGACCATATACGGAAAATAAAGATACACTTGAAGTTGAGGGACAAACAATAAAAGAGTTGCTTGATAATATGGTCAGTAAATATCCTCAGCTAAAGCGTCACCTCTTTTCAGAGGATGGGAGATTGAGAAGTTTTATCAATATCTATGTCAATGATGAGGATATAAGATATCTTGACGCTGAAGACACGAAAGTTGGCGAAAATGATATTGTCAGCATAATTCCGGCGATTGCTGGTGGAAATTGA
- a CDS encoding adenylyltransferase and sulfurtransferase, with product MDGEVLRTDFLNLQAGKVELTREEFLRYGRHLIMPEVGLKGQKKLKSASVLIVGAGGLGSPLAFYLTAAGVGRIGIVDFDVVDLSNLQRQIIHTTKDVGRSKLESAKEKLEALNPNVKIETYETRLTSENALEIIKDYDIIIDGTDNFPTRYLVNDACVLLKKPNVYGSIFRFEGQASVFYAEFGPCYRCLYQEPPPPGLVPSCAEGGVLGVLPGIIGTIQALEAIKLILGVGEPLIGKLLLFDALKMKFREVKLRKNPQCPICGENPTIKDLIDYEAFCGVMPEQILHETGLEITAEELKAKLENGEDIILIDVREPHEYEINRIQGSILIPLSRLAEEVNKLDQTREVVLYCKMGGRSARAVQFLRELGFTRVKNLAGGIDAWIEKIDPSMPRY from the coding sequence ATGGACGGTGAAGTTTTGAGAACGGATTTTCTAAATCTGCAAGCAGGAAAAGTTGAGCTAACACGGGAGGAATTTTTAAGATATGGGCGTCATCTAATAATGCCCGAGGTTGGGCTTAAAGGGCAAAAGAAGTTGAAATCAGCGAGTGTTTTAATAGTTGGTGCTGGCGGACTTGGTTCACCCCTTGCATTTTATCTTACCGCAGCTGGGGTTGGCAGGATTGGAATAGTTGATTTTGATGTTGTTGATTTATCAAATCTTCAGCGACAGATAATTCACACAACAAAGGATGTTGGCAGATCAAAACTTGAATCAGCAAAAGAGAAACTTGAAGCGTTAAATCCAAATGTTAAAATTGAAACATATGAGACGCGTCTTACAAGTGAGAACGCACTTGAGATAATAAAGGATTATGACATAATCATAGATGGGACGGATAATTTTCCAACTCGTTATCTTGTAAATGATGCCTGTGTTCTTTTGAAGAAGCCTAATGTTTATGGAAGCATATTCAGATTTGAAGGGCAGGCATCTGTTTTTTATGCCGAATTTGGACCTTGCTATCGTTGTCTTTATCAAGAACCACCCCCACCAGGTCTTGTCCCAAGTTGTGCTGAAGGTGGTGTTCTTGGAGTTTTGCCCGGAATTATAGGGACAATTCAAGCGCTTGAGGCAATAAAGTTAATTTTGGGAGTCGGAGAACCATTAATTGGGAAATTGCTTTTGTTTGATGCTTTGAAGATGAAATTTAGGGAGGTAAAATTAAGAAAAAATCCTCAATGTCCAATTTGTGGTGAAAATCCAACAATAAAGGATCTGATTGATTATGAGGCATTTTGTGGAGTCATGCCTGAGCAAATTCTACATGAAACTGGTTTGGAGATAACGGCTGAGGAATTGAAGGCAAAACTTGAAAACGGAGAAGATATAATTTTGATAGATGTTCGCGAACCCCATGAATACGAGATTAACAGAATCCAGGGGAGCATTTTAATTCCGCTTTCAAGGCTTGCGGAGGAAGTTAACAAGCTTGATCAGACTCGTGAAGTGGTGCTTTACTGCAAGATGGGTGGTAGAAGCGCAAGAGCTGTTCAATTCCTTAGAGAACTTGGCTTCACTCGTGTTAAAAATCTTGCTGGTGGGATTGACGCATGGATTGAAAAAATTGACCCAAGCATGCCAAGATATTGA
- a CDS encoding pyruvate formate lyase activating enzyme, with protein sequence MNLCRVCGEEKLVSKTLNACIDCIRKNKNDILSEILNFHAKTRREFNLPEEIPNSDDGIECKICGNECRIPKYKFGYCGLRLNDGTKISHIGGTSKAGLLHWYFDPLPTNCVASWVCEGSKQYGKKNLAVFYQSCSFNCLFCQNWHFREINIKRARKISAEELADVVDKETFCICYFGGDPSTQIIHAIQTSKIAIEKKGKVRICWETNGNMNKKFLEIAVKLSLESGGCIKFDLKAYDENLNIALCGVSNRKTLENFKFACRFIDKRPEPPLVIASTLIIPGYIDADEVYKIAKFIRQFDENIPYSLLAFYPQFYFYDLPTTSRKLMNECVDAARSAGLKRVHVGNVHLLN encoded by the coding sequence ATGAACCTTTGCAGGGTTTGTGGCGAGGAAAAATTAGTTTCCAAAACATTAAACGCATGTATTGATTGTATCAGAAAAAATAAAAACGATATTTTAAGCGAAATCTTAAATTTTCATGCTAAAACAAGAAGAGAATTCAACCTGCCCGAAGAGATACCAAACTCCGACGATGGAATTGAATGTAAAATTTGCGGAAACGAATGTAGAATTCCCAAATATAAGTTTGGATATTGTGGATTAAGGTTAAATGACGGAACTAAAATCTCGCATATCGGTGGGACATCAAAAGCGGGTTTACTTCACTGGTATTTTGATCCCCTTCCGACAAATTGCGTTGCGAGTTGGGTTTGTGAAGGTTCAAAACAATATGGTAAGAAAAATCTTGCGGTGTTTTACCAAAGCTGCAGTTTCAATTGCTTATTCTGTCAAAACTGGCATTTCAGAGAAATAAATATAAAAAGAGCAAGAAAAATTTCGGCTGAAGAACTTGCTGATGTCGTTGATAAGGAGACTTTTTGCATTTGTTATTTTGGGGGTGATCCATCAACTCAAATAATCCATGCGATTCAAACCTCAAAAATCGCTATTGAAAAGAAAGGCAAAGTCAGAATTTGCTGGGAAACAAACGGTAATATGAATAAAAAGTTTCTTGAAATCGCCGTTAAATTATCGCTTGAATCTGGTGGATGTATAAAATTTGACCTCAAAGCGTATGATGAAAATCTTAACATCGCATTGTGTGGGGTGAGCAACCGTAAAACGCTTGAAAATTTTAAGTTTGCATGTCGTTTTATAGACAAACGCCCCGAACCACCGCTTGTCATAGCGAGCACACTTATAATCCCTGGGTATATTGATGCGGACGAAGTTTATAAAATTGCGAAATTTATAAGACAATTTGATGAAAACATTCCATATTCATTGCTCGCATTTTATCCGCAGTTTTATTTTTATGATCTTCCTACGACATCAAGGAAGTTAATGAACGAATGCGTTGATGCTGCAAGGTCAGCGGGTTTAAAGAGGGTTCATGTGGGAAATGTGCATTTGTTAAATTAA
- a CDS encoding zinc protease, whose translation MKKIVLLMLLAVMISSAKNSEIRIKELYSPNYPIITFRVMIETGSINDPKGKEGLNALTILMLAQGGTKELTYKEIQEKLYPWAARINYQFDKEVSVIIGEVHRDHLEKFYKIFSDLILNPRFDEQDFKRNKDLLLNYIKATIRSGNDEELGKQALVWFIYENHPYNSPEFGTVQGLNNITLEDVKNFYKKHFTQGNIVFGIAGGYPKKLIQKIKRDFAKLPPGKPEQVKLPEPEKINGLEFLLIEKETRSTAISFGFPISINRSHKDFYSLMIANSYFGEHRTFNGILMQKIRGQRGLNYGDYSYIEHFVQDGGSTFPVPNIPRRQQYFSVWIRPVENKNRHFVLRQAIRELEILVKKGLSKEDFESTREFLLNYSKLWVQTLNRRLGYMMDSDWYGIEYFIDKIQKELPKLTVDDVNNAIRKYLNFENIKIVAVTKDAKSYMDDLISNKPSPITYVSPVAQSILDEDKIIQEYKLNAKPESFKIIPVDEVFEK comes from the coding sequence ATGAAGAAAATAGTTTTATTAATGTTGCTTGCAGTAATGATTTCATCAGCAAAAAATTCAGAAATAAGAATTAAAGAACTTTACAGTCCAAATTATCCGATAATAACCTTTAGAGTTATGATTGAAACTGGCTCTATAAACGATCCCAAAGGTAAGGAAGGATTAAACGCTTTGACAATTTTGATGCTTGCGCAAGGTGGGACAAAAGAACTGACGTACAAGGAAATTCAAGAAAAACTTTATCCATGGGCAGCAAGGATAAATTATCAATTTGATAAAGAGGTCAGCGTTATAATTGGAGAGGTTCATAGGGATCATCTTGAAAAATTTTACAAGATTTTTTCAGATTTGATTTTGAACCCAAGATTTGATGAGCAGGATTTCAAAAGGAATAAAGATTTGCTGCTAAATTATATCAAAGCGACGATAAGAAGTGGAAATGACGAGGAGCTTGGAAAGCAGGCGCTTGTTTGGTTTATATATGAAAATCATCCTTATAATTCTCCTGAATTTGGAACTGTTCAAGGGCTGAACAACATCACACTTGAGGATGTGAAGAACTTTTACAAAAAACATTTCACTCAGGGAAACATAGTTTTCGGGATAGCTGGGGGTTATCCAAAGAAATTGATACAGAAAATAAAAAGGGATTTCGCAAAACTTCCACCAGGCAAACCTGAACAAGTTAAACTTCCAGAGCCAGAGAAAATTAACGGGCTTGAATTTTTATTGATTGAAAAGGAGACAAGATCAACAGCAATATCGTTTGGCTTCCCGATATCAATTAACCGCTCACATAAGGATTTTTATTCTCTGATGATTGCAAATTCATACTTTGGCGAACACAGAACTTTCAATGGAATTTTAATGCAAAAGATAAGAGGTCAGCGTGGATTAAACTATGGGGATTACTCATACATTGAACATTTCGTTCAAGATGGTGGCTCAACATTCCCTGTGCCAAATATCCCAAGACGCCAGCAATATTTCAGCGTCTGGATAAGACCTGTTGAAAATAAAAATAGACATTTTGTTTTAAGACAAGCAATAAGAGAACTTGAAATTTTGGTCAAGAAAGGATTAAGTAAAGAAGATTTTGAATCAACAAGGGAATTTTTATTAAACTATTCAAAACTCTGGGTTCAAACACTTAATAGACGGCTTGGATATATGATGGACTCCGATTGGTACGGGATTGAGTATTTTATTGATAAAATTCAAAAGGAACTACCAAAACTCACGGTTGATGATGTTAATAATGCGATAAGAAAATATCTTAACTTTGAAAACATAAAAATAGTAGCGGTTACAAAGGACGCTAAATCTTATATGGACGATTTAATTTCAAACAAGCCAAGCCCGATAACTTATGTAAGCCCCGTTGCTCAATCAATTCTTGATGAGGACAAAATAATTCAGGAATATAAACTTAACGCGAAACCAGAATCTTTTAAAATTATACCGGTTGATGAAGTTTTTGAAAAATAA
- a CDS encoding zinc protease, giving the protein MKKLVILLMLSILNLAISQNKIFPFKINKVVLENGLTVLSVPFDSPGIIAYYTVVRAGSRNEVEPGKSGFAHFFEHMMFRGTDKYPEQVYNDILKRLGADSNAFTTADWTAYHIVASSDALETIIDIESDRFMNLKYTVEQFKTEAGAILGEYNKSASSPFLSIYEKLQDLAFTTHTYKHTTIGFLKDILDMPNQYDYSLQFFDRYYRPENCAIVVVGDFDQNKLIELVKKYYGSWKRGGYKPDIPVEPPQTEEKVGHIAWKGKTLPYLAIAYHVPEFSTKNIERASIDFISELLFSKTAPLYQKLVIEKQWVDFIQGEAPDRRDPFLFVILARIKRNDLIDSVKNEIFNAIEELKTKPVSKERLEQVKSYLKYSFAMSLDNPNSVAYIVGHYFQLTGDPESVNELYSLYEKVTPQDIMRAVQKYFTKENRTIVTLTEEEK; this is encoded by the coding sequence ATGAAAAAATTAGTTATCCTCCTTATGCTTTCTATCTTAAACCTTGCCATTTCACAAAACAAAATTTTCCCTTTCAAGATTAACAAAGTCGTGCTTGAAAATGGGCTAACTGTTTTATCTGTTCCGTTTGATTCCCCTGGGATAATAGCTTACTACACAGTGGTCAGAGCTGGATCAAGAAATGAAGTTGAGCCAGGAAAATCTGGATTCGCACACTTTTTTGAACATATGATGTTTCGGGGGACGGATAAATACCCAGAACAAGTTTATAATGATATCTTAAAACGCCTTGGTGCTGACTCAAACGCTTTCACAACTGCTGATTGGACTGCGTATCACATTGTCGCAAGTAGTGATGCGCTTGAGACAATAATTGATATTGAATCCGACCGTTTTATGAATTTAAAGTATACGGTGGAACAGTTCAAAACAGAAGCCGGGGCAATTCTTGGTGAATACAACAAAAGTGCATCAAGCCCGTTCCTTTCCATTTATGAGAAACTTCAAGACCTTGCTTTTACAACTCACACTTACAAACACACAACGATAGGGTTTTTAAAAGATATACTTGATATGCCTAATCAATATGATTACAGCTTGCAATTTTTTGATCGTTATTATCGTCCCGAAAATTGCGCAATTGTCGTGGTTGGAGATTTTGACCAGAATAAGCTAATTGAACTTGTGAAAAAATACTATGGAAGTTGGAAAAGGGGCGGTTACAAACCAGATATCCCTGTTGAACCGCCACAGACCGAGGAAAAAGTTGGGCACATTGCCTGGAAAGGTAAAACATTGCCATATCTTGCAATTGCTTACCATGTGCCCGAATTTTCAACAAAGAACATTGAACGTGCATCAATTGATTTTATCTCCGAACTTCTTTTCTCAAAAACAGCACCTCTCTATCAAAAATTAGTAATTGAAAAGCAATGGGTTGATTTCATTCAAGGTGAAGCTCCTGATAGAAGAGATCCATTTTTGTTTGTAATCCTTGCACGGATAAAAAGAAACGATTTAATTGATTCTGTAAAAAATGAAATTTTTAATGCAATTGAAGAATTAAAAACGAAACCAGTTTCAAAAGAACGGCTTGAGCAGGTGAAGTCTTATCTTAAGTATTCATTTGCCATGTCACTTGACAATCCAAACAGCGTTGCTTATATCGTGGGACATTATTTCCAGCTAACTGGCGATCCCGAATCCGTCAACGAACTTTATTCGCTATATGAAAAAGTCACACCGCAGGATATAATGAGAGCAGTTCAAAAATACTTTACAAAAGAAAATAGAACAATAGTAACATTAACGGAGGAAGAAAAATGA